The Acropora muricata isolate sample 2 chromosome 7, ASM3666990v1, whole genome shotgun sequence genomic interval GCAGGCAAATGTACAATTCTAAAATATTTTCTGCCTTCTTTTTGGGCAGTACTTCAACCTGAGTACAGAGTTTACCAAAAATCGTGTTTCTGATTTTATCGAtttcgatgttttttttttccacgaaaTCAGGCTTCTGTAAATTTTTAATTCTATCCATTGCATTAATTTGGACCGGCATGGACGCTATCTCGTCATTTTTTTCCAGAAATCGAAGTGTTGAGCATTAAATTGtaatcaaatttgaaatgcCTTCTCATGTTCGCGTTCTACTGACAATGACTACCAAAACTATTTTGTACAAGAAAACGCACAAAATGACTGAAGTAAAGAAACAGGATAAACGATTTCATGTTGTACGTTCTTGTTTTCAGAACATTTGGTCTTCTCACCACATTGTTCTCAGACAACTTGAACATGCACAACAAATAAAGTGCCTTTTGCTTTAATTTTCGAAAGCATAACATATTTATAGCTACTTATTTTTTGCTTACTTTTATCAGTATACCTGACGCTTTGTCGCCTTTCGCCAAAGACCTACAATTAAGTTTTGTTAATTTGGACCAATTATTATTAGTTCTTTTAAATTTCGCTCTCTCGGTGACGCGTTGGTGTGGTTTTCAGTTCTTGAAAGAATTCAATAAACTTTAAAAGCTTGGAATTATACATTCAATATTGCTCGTTCGCTGTCCTCCGATTCaagttttattaatttttatcgaaATATTTTCCGATCAGACAGTGTAGATTTTATTCAGTGTTAGACAGgtgttcaaatttcaaagataaAGTGAGAAAAAGTAATAACCTTCAAAGTTAACAAGTTCCCGATTGGTAGCATTGATCTTACTAATTACAGTTTTCCTTCAAATGATTACCAAGGAAAAGCACTGAATACCGGCTAATTAAATATTTGGCAGAGTCACTTCAGAAtcgaaaaataaaacaattggATTTTAAGATGAAATAAGCTTCATCAGTGAAGAGTAAATATCGCCAAACGCATCGAGCAACCGAATGTGGTCTGTCTGGAAAGGACTGCTACGAAGTTCTTGAACTTTTCTTAAAAAGGCCTTGAATTGAGAAATATAGCGtgtgaaccaaaaaaaaagtaatactTTAAACTCATAAATGAAGAGACAGAAATTAAATGAGCAACTTTTCGGTGTCATTTCGACGCCAATTTCTAGTTCAAATACAATAAACAAAAGCTACACTTCCGTCAAAATGGGGAAAATAATCGTACGTGACTTTAATTCCTAATTGGTAAGCCTTTCTGGTTAGTGATACgtaatgacttttttttttatcgtagATATGGAAACAAAGCACATTCGCGTCCTGTTTTTCGTAACGCTAATGTTCTTGATGTTCGCTCATGGTCATGCCAAAGGTAAGCCTGAAAATGCCTCTGGTTTATGcaaatatgttagcaaggaccaaacgtgATCAGCAGaaaatttttaatgtaaataagaaaaagagagacTGATAAAACAATGAATTGAATACAAATATTATTATATCCAATATATTTTGAAGACACTGCTTTTTTCATCGGCGTGTTACAAgttgtggctttcggaaacaAAATCGCTACggtttaaattttaaaaaagcttTCAATATGAAACGATGCAGACGTTGTGAAAATTAGCGGACTCTCTTTTGTTggatgaaatttaaaaataatacaatagaaataaatattacatttcgtctttttttATTGAAAGCCAGATTGTAACATTGTAATGAATAAAGGCgctgcctttcgaaatattggatagaATAATATCTTTATTCCTTACACTGTTTGACCAAACCCTTGTTTTTTCTCAGTGACATACTGCAAAGatgacttttttccttttcccttttttacatttttattgtaGGACTGATAAAAGCCAAAGGTTGTTTCAAGGACAGCTTAGCCGACAGAGTGCTGCCTGTGTTACTCTTCGATAGaggacaaaacaaaatgaactgGCATGATTTGGATGGCAGCGTcataaaaaaatgcaaagagATGGCTATAAAGAAGGTACACGCCAACGTAAATTACACCGAATCATAGTATGCTGATAGAGGAGGCAGACGAACGTCATAAACCGAGCTTTTTTGGCATGTCACGTAATCGCGACCATGCGCGCGCATACACGCACAGTTCCAAGATGGCGCTGGACCAACTCGTAGCATTCTTACGAGATGAGCCAATCGTCTCTTCACAAAATCTGTTTGTCTTGCCCGTCCACCATCTTGTTCAACGTATTTTGGTTTTTTGAAGTTCAGACGATAGCACTGTGAAGGGAATGCATGCGCTGTTTTTAGCCAATACTACGAAAGGCATCGCCTTTTTTGGTCATGATAAGGTTTTGGGTGATTTTACTATTGCAAAGCAGGACGTTACAATTCAAATACATGTTGAGAATTCA includes:
- the LOC136923937 gene encoding uncharacterized protein isoform X2; translation: METKHIRVLFFVTLMFLMFAHGHAKGLIKAKGCFKDSLADRVLPVLLFDRGQNKMNWHDLDGSVIKKCKEMAIKKNYKCFGIQFYGECWSGGEEACQSFKRLGQSSKCVCSSDQFSPFVPGTPCLGAVGKEFTNYVYEILD
- the LOC136923937 gene encoding uncharacterized protein isoform X1, which codes for MTFFFIVDMETKHIRVLFFVTLMFLMFAHGHAKGLIKAKGCFKDSLADRVLPVLLFDRGQNKMNWHDLDGSVIKKCKEMAIKKNYKCFGIQFYGECWSGGEEACQSFKRLGQSSKCVCSSDQFSPFVPGTPCLGAVGKEFTNYVYEILD